The following coding sequences are from one Salvelinus namaycush isolate Seneca chromosome 23, SaNama_1.0, whole genome shotgun sequence window:
- the LOC120018686 gene encoding ABC transporter G family member 25-like, protein MYCEGTGRISPSGPCIAGFVCFGAASQPSPSDNITGAPCPPGFYCPVGSSVPSPCPKGTFSEQSGLTEPSQCRRCVPGFYCAEPGLKAVTGACLPGFYCLEGSQSAAPMSGVFGGVCNPGHYCESGTSVPASCPAGTHHNNTGGKKRDDCKPCPDGNVMIFREM, encoded by the exons ATGTACTGTGAAGGAACAG GGAGAATTTCCCCCAGTGGTCCGTGCATTGCAGGGTTTGTGTGTTTTGGGGCCGCCTCTCAACCCTCCCCCTCAGACAACATCACAGGAGCTCCATGTCCTCCTGGATTCTACTGTCCTGTTGGGAGCTCCGTACCATCGCCCTGCCCTAAAGGCACATTCAG TGAGCAAAGTGGATTAACGGAGCCCTCCCAGTGTCGTAGATGTGTTCCAGGGTTCTACTGTGCAGAGCCAGGCCTTAAAGCAGTCACTGGAGCCTGTCTGCCAG GTTTCTACTGTTTGGAAGGGTCCCAGAGTGCTGCCCCGATGTCAGGTGTATTTGGAGGTGTTTGCAACCCAGGCCACTACTGTGAGAGTGGGACCAGTGTGCCTGCATCCTGCCCTGCTGGCACCCATCACAATAACAccggagggaagaagagagatgaCTGCAAGCCATGTCCTGATGGTAACGTAATGATCTTCAGAGAGATGTGA